The proteins below are encoded in one region of Oryzias melastigma strain HK-1 linkage group LG7, ASM292280v2, whole genome shotgun sequence:
- the tp73 gene encoding tumor protein p73 isoform X2, protein MSQTTVAEEGGTFDHLWSSLEPDSTYFELPPNSRPGEHPAASASVSGSHCNSAEVSMDVYHMRDTNDNVMSQYNLLSSSMESLGSRATSASPYSSENASSSAVPTPSPYSQPNSTFEGLSPAPAIPSNTDYPGPHDFQVSFQQSSTAKSATWTYSPLLKKLYCQIAKTCPIQIKLSSSPPHGSIIRAMPVYKKAEHVTEVVKRCPNHELGRDFNDGQTAPASHLIRVEGNNLCQYVDDPVTGRQSAYVPYETPQVGTEFTTILYNFMCNSSCVGGMNRRPILIIITLETRDGQVLGRRSFEGRICACPGRDRKADEDHFREQQALNESVAKNGSANKRNFKQSPPNIPNPNMNMRKRRHGEEEIYYIPVRGRENFELLMKIKDSLELVELVPQPLIDSYRQQTQQQLLQRPSHINSPSSYSPLSNMNKLHSHGGLNKPSSVNQMMGQQPQQHANSSISHMGPNMLNNSHMQANGDMNSGHSNQNIVSASHCSPPPSYNPDPSLVSFLTSLGCQNFIEYFTSQGLQSVYHLQTLSMEDLAALKIPEQSRLVIWRGLQDMKQGVSVQLPTSAHHHDYHGQQLLRSSSNMAASAMAAIGAGSGELQRQRVMEAVHFRVRHTITIPNRGGVGTAGMAAAADEWADFGFDMPDCKVSRSKHSIKEEFMDSDVH, encoded by the exons ATGTCTCAGACCACTGTTGCTGAGGAAGGAGGGACCTTTGATCACCTGTGGAGCTCCCT AGAGCCAGACAGCACCTATTTCGAGCTCCCCCCAAACAGCAGGCCTGGTGAACACCCAGCGGCCTCTGCCAGCGTCTCCGGGAGTCACTGCAACTCAGCCGAGGTTTCCATGGATGTTTATCATATGAGAGACACAAATGACAATGTAATG TCCCAGTACAACTTGCTGAGCAGCAGCATGGAGAGCCTGGGGAGCCGTGCGACGTCCGCCAGCCCCTACAGCTCAGAGAACGCCTCTTCGTCGGCTGTGCCCACCCCTTCACCTTACTCCCAGCCCAACTCAACGTTTGAGGGCCTCTCGCCTGCCCCAGCAATCCCCTCCAACACCGATTACCCGGGCCCGCACGACTTCCAGGTGTCCTTCCAGCAGTCCAGCACCGCCAAGTCTGCCACATGGACC TACTCTCCCCTGTTGAAGAAGCTCTACTGTCAGATTGCCAAAACCTGTCCAATCCAGATCAAGCTGTCGTCCTCTCCTCCCCATGGCAGCATCATCAGAGCCATGCCTGTCTACAAAAAGGCCGAGCATGTGACAGAGGTGGTCAAACGATGTCCCAATCATGAACTCGGCCGGGACTTCAACGATG GTCAAACGGCTCCAGCCAGTCACCTGATCCGAGTGGAGGGAAACAACCTCTGTCAGTATGTGGACGATCCCGTCACCGGCAGGCAGAGTGCCTATGTGCCCTACGAGACTCCACAG GTGGGGACTGAGTTTACCACCATCCTTTACAATTTCATGTGCAACAGCAGCTGTGTGGGCGGCATGAACAGGAGAcccatcctcatcatcatcaccttGGAAACCAGAGA TGGCCAGGTGTTGGGCAGAAGGTCGTTTGAGGGCCGGATATGTGCGTGTCCTGGTCGGGATCGCAAGGCCGATGAGGACCACTTTAGGGAACAGCAGGCCCTGAACGAGAGCGTGGCCAAAAACGGCAGTGCCAACAAACGCA actTTAAACAGAGTCCACCAAATATTCCCAATCCCAATATGAACATGAGGAAGAGGCGCCACGGAGAAGAGGAAATTTACTATATTCCT gTTCGTGGCAGAGAGAACTTTGAGCTGCTGATGAAGATTAAAGACAGTTTGGAGCTGGTGGAGCTGGTGCCCCAGCCACTGATCGACTCCTACAGAcaacaaacacagcagcagctgctgcagagacC GAGCCACATAAACTCGCCCTCTTCTTATTCTCCACTGTCAAACATGAACAAGCTCCATTCACACGGAGGCCTCAACAAGCCATCGTCTGTCAACCAAATGATGGGACAGCAGCCCCAGCAACACGCCAACTCCTCCATATCTCACATGG GTCCAAACATGCTCAATAACAGCCACATGCAGGCTAACGGCGATATGAACAGTGGGCACAGCAATCAGAATATAGTGTCTGCCTCCCACTGCAGCCCGCCCCCTTCATATAACCCTGACCCCAGCCTCGTCAG TTTTCTCACCAGTCTGGGCTGTCAGAACTTCATTGAGTACTTCACTTCACAGGGTCTCCAGTCTGTTTATCATCTCCAAACTCTGTCCATGGAG GACTTAGCTGCACTGAAGATACCGGAACAATCCCGTCTAGTCATCTGGCGAGGGCTGCAGGACATGAAGCAAGGTGTTTCCGTCCAGCTTCCTACTTCTGCTCATCACCATGACTACCACGGCCAGCAGTTGCTTCGCTCCAGCAGCAACATGGCGGCCTCTGCAATGGCAGCCATTGGGGCCGGCAGCGGGGAGCTGCAACGTCAGCGCGTCATGGAAGCTGTGCACTTTCGAGTCCGCCACACCATAACCATCCCCAACAGGGGCGGTGTGGGCACAGCAGGGATGGCAGCGGCTGCTGATGAGTGGGCTGACTTTGGCTTCGACATGCCAGATTGTAAAGTGTCCCGTAGCAAGCACTCCATTAAGGAGGAATTCATGGACAGTGACGTTCACTGA
- the tp73 gene encoding tumor protein p73 isoform X3: MYYVKKKSQYNLLSSSMESLGSRATSASPYSSENASSSAVPTPSPYSQPNSTFEGLSPAPAIPSNTDYPGPHDFQVSFQQSSTAKSATWTYSPLLKKLYCQIAKTCPIQIKLSSSPPHGSIIRAMPVYKKAEHVTEVVKRCPNHELGRDFNDGQTAPASHLIRVEGNNLCQYVDDPVTGRQSAYVPYETPQVGTEFTTILYNFMCNSSCVGGMNRRPILIIITLETRDGQVLGRRSFEGRICACPGRDRKADEDHFREQQALNESVAKNGSANKRNFKQSPPNIPNPNMNMRKRRHGEEEIYYIPVRGRENFELLMKIKDSLELVELVPQPLIDSYRQQTQQQLLQRPSHINSPSSYSPLSNMNKLHSHGGLNKPSSVNQMMGQQPQQHANSSISHMGPNMLNNSHMQANGDMNSGHSNQNIVSASHCSPPPSYNPDPSLVSFLTSLGCQNFIEYFTSQGLQSVYHLQTLSMEDLAALKIPEQSRLVIWRGLQDMKQGVSVQLPTSAHHHDYHGQQLLRSSSNMAASAMAAIGAGSGELQRQRVMEAVHFRVRHTITIPNRGGVGTAGMAAAADEWADFGFDMPDCKVSRSKHSIKEEFMDSDVH, from the exons ATGTACTACGTGAAAAAGAAG TCCCAGTACAACTTGCTGAGCAGCAGCATGGAGAGCCTGGGGAGCCGTGCGACGTCCGCCAGCCCCTACAGCTCAGAGAACGCCTCTTCGTCGGCTGTGCCCACCCCTTCACCTTACTCCCAGCCCAACTCAACGTTTGAGGGCCTCTCGCCTGCCCCAGCAATCCCCTCCAACACCGATTACCCGGGCCCGCACGACTTCCAGGTGTCCTTCCAGCAGTCCAGCACCGCCAAGTCTGCCACATGGACC TACTCTCCCCTGTTGAAGAAGCTCTACTGTCAGATTGCCAAAACCTGTCCAATCCAGATCAAGCTGTCGTCCTCTCCTCCCCATGGCAGCATCATCAGAGCCATGCCTGTCTACAAAAAGGCCGAGCATGTGACAGAGGTGGTCAAACGATGTCCCAATCATGAACTCGGCCGGGACTTCAACGATG GTCAAACGGCTCCAGCCAGTCACCTGATCCGAGTGGAGGGAAACAACCTCTGTCAGTATGTGGACGATCCCGTCACCGGCAGGCAGAGTGCCTATGTGCCCTACGAGACTCCACAG GTGGGGACTGAGTTTACCACCATCCTTTACAATTTCATGTGCAACAGCAGCTGTGTGGGCGGCATGAACAGGAGAcccatcctcatcatcatcaccttGGAAACCAGAGA TGGCCAGGTGTTGGGCAGAAGGTCGTTTGAGGGCCGGATATGTGCGTGTCCTGGTCGGGATCGCAAGGCCGATGAGGACCACTTTAGGGAACAGCAGGCCCTGAACGAGAGCGTGGCCAAAAACGGCAGTGCCAACAAACGCA actTTAAACAGAGTCCACCAAATATTCCCAATCCCAATATGAACATGAGGAAGAGGCGCCACGGAGAAGAGGAAATTTACTATATTCCT gTTCGTGGCAGAGAGAACTTTGAGCTGCTGATGAAGATTAAAGACAGTTTGGAGCTGGTGGAGCTGGTGCCCCAGCCACTGATCGACTCCTACAGAcaacaaacacagcagcagctgctgcagagacC GAGCCACATAAACTCGCCCTCTTCTTATTCTCCACTGTCAAACATGAACAAGCTCCATTCACACGGAGGCCTCAACAAGCCATCGTCTGTCAACCAAATGATGGGACAGCAGCCCCAGCAACACGCCAACTCCTCCATATCTCACATGG GTCCAAACATGCTCAATAACAGCCACATGCAGGCTAACGGCGATATGAACAGTGGGCACAGCAATCAGAATATAGTGTCTGCCTCCCACTGCAGCCCGCCCCCTTCATATAACCCTGACCCCAGCCTCGTCAG TTTTCTCACCAGTCTGGGCTGTCAGAACTTCATTGAGTACTTCACTTCACAGGGTCTCCAGTCTGTTTATCATCTCCAAACTCTGTCCATGGAG GACTTAGCTGCACTGAAGATACCGGAACAATCCCGTCTAGTCATCTGGCGAGGGCTGCAGGACATGAAGCAAGGTGTTTCCGTCCAGCTTCCTACTTCTGCTCATCACCATGACTACCACGGCCAGCAGTTGCTTCGCTCCAGCAGCAACATGGCGGCCTCTGCAATGGCAGCCATTGGGGCCGGCAGCGGGGAGCTGCAACGTCAGCGCGTCATGGAAGCTGTGCACTTTCGAGTCCGCCACACCATAACCATCCCCAACAGGGGCGGTGTGGGCACAGCAGGGATGGCAGCGGCTGCTGATGAGTGGGCTGACTTTGGCTTCGACATGCCAGATTGTAAAGTGTCCCGTAGCAAGCACTCCATTAAGGAGGAATTCATGGACAGTGACGTTCACTGA
- the tp73 gene encoding tumor protein p73 isoform X1: MKDWHWIPLQRVFCPSLDYTSSKMSQTTVAEEGGTFDHLWSSLEPDSTYFELPPNSRPGEHPAASASVSGSHCNSAEVSMDVYHMRDTNDNVMSQYNLLSSSMESLGSRATSASPYSSENASSSAVPTPSPYSQPNSTFEGLSPAPAIPSNTDYPGPHDFQVSFQQSSTAKSATWTYSPLLKKLYCQIAKTCPIQIKLSSSPPHGSIIRAMPVYKKAEHVTEVVKRCPNHELGRDFNDGQTAPASHLIRVEGNNLCQYVDDPVTGRQSAYVPYETPQVGTEFTTILYNFMCNSSCVGGMNRRPILIIITLETRDGQVLGRRSFEGRICACPGRDRKADEDHFREQQALNESVAKNGSANKRNFKQSPPNIPNPNMNMRKRRHGEEEIYYIPVRGRENFELLMKIKDSLELVELVPQPLIDSYRQQTQQQLLQRPSHINSPSSYSPLSNMNKLHSHGGLNKPSSVNQMMGQQPQQHANSSISHMGPNMLNNSHMQANGDMNSGHSNQNIVSASHCSPPPSYNPDPSLVSFLTSLGCQNFIEYFTSQGLQSVYHLQTLSMEDLAALKIPEQSRLVIWRGLQDMKQGVSVQLPTSAHHHDYHGQQLLRSSSNMAASAMAAIGAGSGELQRQRVMEAVHFRVRHTITIPNRGGVGTAGMAAAADEWADFGFDMPDCKVSRSKHSIKEEFMDSDVH; the protein is encoded by the exons agtgTTCTGCCCCTCACTAGACTACACGTCTTCTAAGATGTCTCAGACCACTGTTGCTGAGGAAGGAGGGACCTTTGATCACCTGTGGAGCTCCCT AGAGCCAGACAGCACCTATTTCGAGCTCCCCCCAAACAGCAGGCCTGGTGAACACCCAGCGGCCTCTGCCAGCGTCTCCGGGAGTCACTGCAACTCAGCCGAGGTTTCCATGGATGTTTATCATATGAGAGACACAAATGACAATGTAATG TCCCAGTACAACTTGCTGAGCAGCAGCATGGAGAGCCTGGGGAGCCGTGCGACGTCCGCCAGCCCCTACAGCTCAGAGAACGCCTCTTCGTCGGCTGTGCCCACCCCTTCACCTTACTCCCAGCCCAACTCAACGTTTGAGGGCCTCTCGCCTGCCCCAGCAATCCCCTCCAACACCGATTACCCGGGCCCGCACGACTTCCAGGTGTCCTTCCAGCAGTCCAGCACCGCCAAGTCTGCCACATGGACC TACTCTCCCCTGTTGAAGAAGCTCTACTGTCAGATTGCCAAAACCTGTCCAATCCAGATCAAGCTGTCGTCCTCTCCTCCCCATGGCAGCATCATCAGAGCCATGCCTGTCTACAAAAAGGCCGAGCATGTGACAGAGGTGGTCAAACGATGTCCCAATCATGAACTCGGCCGGGACTTCAACGATG GTCAAACGGCTCCAGCCAGTCACCTGATCCGAGTGGAGGGAAACAACCTCTGTCAGTATGTGGACGATCCCGTCACCGGCAGGCAGAGTGCCTATGTGCCCTACGAGACTCCACAG GTGGGGACTGAGTTTACCACCATCCTTTACAATTTCATGTGCAACAGCAGCTGTGTGGGCGGCATGAACAGGAGAcccatcctcatcatcatcaccttGGAAACCAGAGA TGGCCAGGTGTTGGGCAGAAGGTCGTTTGAGGGCCGGATATGTGCGTGTCCTGGTCGGGATCGCAAGGCCGATGAGGACCACTTTAGGGAACAGCAGGCCCTGAACGAGAGCGTGGCCAAAAACGGCAGTGCCAACAAACGCA actTTAAACAGAGTCCACCAAATATTCCCAATCCCAATATGAACATGAGGAAGAGGCGCCACGGAGAAGAGGAAATTTACTATATTCCT gTTCGTGGCAGAGAGAACTTTGAGCTGCTGATGAAGATTAAAGACAGTTTGGAGCTGGTGGAGCTGGTGCCCCAGCCACTGATCGACTCCTACAGAcaacaaacacagcagcagctgctgcagagacC GAGCCACATAAACTCGCCCTCTTCTTATTCTCCACTGTCAAACATGAACAAGCTCCATTCACACGGAGGCCTCAACAAGCCATCGTCTGTCAACCAAATGATGGGACAGCAGCCCCAGCAACACGCCAACTCCTCCATATCTCACATGG GTCCAAACATGCTCAATAACAGCCACATGCAGGCTAACGGCGATATGAACAGTGGGCACAGCAATCAGAATATAGTGTCTGCCTCCCACTGCAGCCCGCCCCCTTCATATAACCCTGACCCCAGCCTCGTCAG TTTTCTCACCAGTCTGGGCTGTCAGAACTTCATTGAGTACTTCACTTCACAGGGTCTCCAGTCTGTTTATCATCTCCAAACTCTGTCCATGGAG GACTTAGCTGCACTGAAGATACCGGAACAATCCCGTCTAGTCATCTGGCGAGGGCTGCAGGACATGAAGCAAGGTGTTTCCGTCCAGCTTCCTACTTCTGCTCATCACCATGACTACCACGGCCAGCAGTTGCTTCGCTCCAGCAGCAACATGGCGGCCTCTGCAATGGCAGCCATTGGGGCCGGCAGCGGGGAGCTGCAACGTCAGCGCGTCATGGAAGCTGTGCACTTTCGAGTCCGCCACACCATAACCATCCCCAACAGGGGCGGTGTGGGCACAGCAGGGATGGCAGCGGCTGCTGATGAGTGGGCTGACTTTGGCTTCGACATGCCAGATTGTAAAGTGTCCCGTAGCAAGCACTCCATTAAGGAGGAATTCATGGACAGTGACGTTCACTGA